From a single Drosophila kikkawai strain 14028-0561.14 unplaced genomic scaffold, DkikHiC1v2 scaffold_185, whole genome shotgun sequence genomic region:
- the LOC138929403 gene encoding uncharacterized protein: MLEANTTWFEKLSIFYELQEIIDKVTSQSTQASVSVQPLPSTGCRLPPVDTEVFTGDYLRWPTFRDLFTAIYINNSRLTPVERLFHLLSKTSGDAHAIVSKAPLTNEGFISAWRSLSDRFENKRLLVNSQLKILFNIQAVPQESGVALRELQGTIQSCLTALQMSTIEVEAWDCLLVFMVSSKAPKITLSLWEQSIRNKAEIPTWKELDVFLTERHRTLEAIDDVRPSGSGHLPPKSSNANPPVRRLDSHEVRVAPTPRRCNLCSREDHPIRICPFFLEMNVNERTNFIRRKQLCLNCFSRGHQQRDCTSAHSCFTCHSRHHTLLHRDNPTTSVPRPSAPSSPRPAPIQRVSSFSTRVTTSADSSNYWVPYDDSKSRRSRVPQTLR; this comes from the exons ATGCTTGAAGCGAATACCACCTGGTTTGAGAAGCTCTCAATATTTTATGAG CTGCAGGAAATTATCGACAAGGTCACCTCCCAGTCCACTCAGGCTTCCGTCAGTGTCCAACCACTTCCTTCTACGGGTTGTCgcctgccaccagtggacacagaggtcttcacaggcgattatcttcggtggcccaccttccgggacctcttcacggcgatttacattaataattcccgacTTACGCCTGTGGAGAGGTTGTTCCACCTACTTTCCAAGACGAGTGGCGATGCGCATGCGATCGTTTCCaaggcccctctgaccaacgagggtttcatctcagcatggagaagcctttccgaccgctttgaaaataagcgattgttagtcaacagtcagttaaagattctttttaacatccaggctgttcctcaAGAATCCGGAGTTGCTCTAAGAGAGCTGCAAGGCACAATTCAAAGTTGTTTGACCGCCTTACAAATGTCCAccattgaagtcgaggcgtgggactgccttcttgtgTTTATGGTCTCCTCAAAGGCTCCCAAAATTACGCTTtccttgtgggagcaatcaattCGCAATAAAGCCGAAATTCCAACCTGGAAGGAGTTGGACGTATTTCTGACTGAGCGCCATCGCACTTtggaggccatcgacgacgtcaGGCCTAGCGGCTCTGGGCATCTTCCGCCAAAGTCATCAAATGCTAATCCACCGGTGCGTAGGCTCGATTCACACGAAGTTAGGGTGGCTCCAACACCGAGAAGGTGTAATCTGTGTTCCAGAGAGgaccaccctatccgtatatgtccgTTTTTCCTGGAgatgaatgtcaatgagcggacaaacttcatccgaagaaagcaactctgcttaaattgtttttcgcgagggcaccagcaacgggactgtactagtgcccattcctgctttacgtgccacagccggcatcacactctgctgcaccgcgacaaTCCAACAACTAGCGTTccaagaccctccgctccatctagtcctcgacctgcacccatccaaagggtttcctcgttctccacacgagtgaccacttctgccgattcctccaattactgggttccgtacgacgacagcaagagcagacgttcacGAG ttcctcaaactctgcgctga